The Lactuca sativa cultivar Salinas chromosome 2, Lsat_Salinas_v11, whole genome shotgun sequence genome includes a window with the following:
- the LOC111887167 gene encoding uncharacterized mitochondrial protein AtMg00810-like, whose product MAERPLLTPDLDEESVDQTEYRSMIRSLTYLIASRPDIMFSVCQCARHLANPKLPHLILVKSIFRYLKGSAKLGLWYPKNPDFDLYAFAGSNYGGCDLDRKSTSGGCQFLGDRLVSWKCKKQQMISTSMAKAEYVAASACCSQVIWIQHQLLDYDLNSLDTSIFCNNDAAIQIDKNPVQHSKINQIDIKVHFL is encoded by the coding sequence ATGGCAGAAAGACCACTGTTGACACCAGATCTAGATGAggaatccgtagatcaaactgAATATCGATCGATGATCAGATCTCTAACGTATTTGATTGCcagcagacctgacatcatgttttctgtctgTCAATGCGCTCGTCAtctggctaatcctaaacttcCCCATTTAAttcttgttaaaagtattttTAGGTACCTTAAAGGTAGcgctaaattgggtctttggtatcctaaAAATCCCGATTtcgatttatatgcttttgctggcAGCAACTATGGAGGTTGTGAtcttgacaggaaatctacatCGGGTGGATGTCAGTTCTTAGGGGACCGATTGGTGTCATGGaaatgcaagaaacaacaaatgATATCGACCTCAATGGCTAAGGCTGAATATGTTGCCGCCTCAGCCTGCTGCTCTCAGGTTATCTGGATTCAACACCAATTGTTGGATTACGATTTGAACTCTCTTGACACCTCCATTTTTTGCAATAATGATGCGGCCATTCAAATTGACAAAAATCCTGTTCAACATTCAAAAATCAATCAAATCGACATTAAAGTTCATTTTTTGTAA